The following proteins are co-located in the Heliorestis convoluta genome:
- a CDS encoding HEAT repeat domain-containing protein, with product MEERIPWWRQLFFIKPKKKEGLDLVKDLWHKLQKGIAPTKEELSRLKKASLEQRARWWREAISHSAMNELSAPSQDAFDAASAAWRFARILGLETYWLTLLQAPGHQQKEELLDIIGRLPVPEALPLLKKAVFDHTPSVGLTAAMLLAQRPEEEVTTFFLDILHQEGGPWMDRAARALSVRRNLKGQAIWKSLFHLTKHQREEIRLRAWEVITSFGPPTEQEEWEGIDHALRRGLDDESEKVRAQVAETVGVLARPRLVEALVERIEDVDGRVRAEAARSLGRLGTLELLPPPCQEKAQQALQRALEDEDYRVNGCAHQALQTMMRAL from the coding sequence TTGGAAGAAAGAATTCCCTGGTGGCGACAACTTTTTTTTATCAAGCCAAAGAAAAAAGAAGGCCTAGACCTGGTCAAAGATCTATGGCATAAGCTTCAAAAAGGAATTGCACCAACGAAAGAAGAACTATCAAGACTGAAAAAAGCATCTTTAGAACAGCGAGCGCGCTGGTGGCGAGAAGCAATTTCACACTCCGCCATGAATGAACTATCAGCGCCTTCGCAAGACGCTTTTGACGCAGCCAGTGCTGCTTGGCGCTTTGCTCGTATTCTTGGATTGGAAACATACTGGCTTACGCTCCTACAAGCACCAGGTCATCAACAAAAAGAAGAACTTCTTGATATTATCGGCAGGCTACCAGTACCAGAAGCGCTACCCTTGCTCAAGAAAGCTGTATTCGATCACACACCTTCTGTCGGCTTAACTGCCGCAATGTTACTAGCACAGCGACCGGAGGAAGAAGTGACGACTTTTTTTCTTGACATACTTCATCAAGAGGGAGGTCCTTGGATGGACCGAGCCGCACGAGCTTTGTCGGTTCGAAGAAACCTAAAAGGACAAGCCATCTGGAAAAGTTTATTTCATCTGACAAAGCATCAAAGAGAAGAAATACGCTTGCGAGCTTGGGAAGTCATTACGTCCTTTGGGCCGCCAACAGAGCAAGAAGAGTGGGAAGGCATCGATCATGCGCTGCGACGAGGTCTCGATGATGAAAGTGAAAAAGTACGAGCCCAAGTTGCAGAAACAGTAGGTGTTTTAGCAAGGCCCCGTCTAGTTGAAGCGCTTGTGGAGCGAATCGAAGATGTTGACGGCAGAGTTCGCGCTGAGGCAGCCCGCTCTCTAGGCCGCCTAGGAACGCTGGAACTGCTGCCCCCGCCTTGTCAAGAAAAAGCACAGCAAGCCTTACAGCGAGCTTTAGAAGATGAAGATTACAGAGTGAATGGTTGCGCGCACCAAGCTTTACAAACGATGATGCGAGCCCTCTAG
- a CDS encoding CvpA family protein — MNALDIVILLIVAFAFYRGFRKGFLATLLGGGALIFAFLLATTSYRFVAHWLDQWLGSVEGIKNYLSQTINLTIPSAQVRLDVIPSLNMDLILKDLSLPQFYKDEMARQLQELTFAVPVNIETLSELVYHYLASSLWNGLVFVLLIITITYSAKLISRSWLRWRGEGLVGRTDQILGGLLFGSATTIVLIILLNWFYTGPLEKASPLRLETEPLRASSQLMPHIYESSEKIRNLYGGFTFNQWQEKE; from the coding sequence GTGAATGCCCTGGATATAGTCATACTGCTCATCGTCGCTTTTGCTTTTTATCGTGGCTTTCGCAAAGGCTTCCTTGCCACCTTACTAGGCGGAGGTGCCTTAATTTTCGCTTTTTTATTGGCCACCACAAGCTACCGATTCGTAGCCCATTGGCTAGATCAATGGCTAGGATCAGTAGAAGGAATCAAGAACTACCTAAGCCAAACCATAAATCTAACGATACCCTCAGCCCAAGTTCGCCTCGACGTAATACCCAGCCTGAACATGGATCTCATCCTCAAAGACCTATCGTTGCCGCAGTTTTATAAAGATGAAATGGCAAGACAACTTCAGGAACTTACCTTCGCCGTGCCTGTTAACATAGAGACACTATCAGAGCTAGTCTATCACTACCTCGCCAGCTCACTTTGGAACGGCCTCGTATTTGTCCTACTTATTATCACCATTACCTACAGTGCCAAACTTATCAGCAGAAGCTGGTTACGCTGGCGCGGAGAAGGCCTCGTCGGCCGAACCGATCAAATCTTAGGAGGCCTGCTCTTCGGAAGCGCCACAACAATCGTCCTCATTATCTTGCTCAATTGGTTCTACACAGGCCCATTAGAAAAAGCATCCCCCTTACGACTGGAAACAGAACCACTGCGAGCAAGCTCACAACTAATGCCCCACATTTATGAAAGCAGCGAGAAAATACGCAACCTTTACGGCGGCTTTACATTCAACCAATGGCAGGAAAAAGAATAA
- a CDS encoding aminopeptidase codes for MPEKENKKQNKNQLFSKQEPLWDQKDKDERKKIMAFAERYRQFLSQAKTERWTVDYFKQRAKAENYLSFEELGDKGLRPGDRIYFVNRNKAIMLVQIGRRPLSEGLFLVGAHVDAPRLDLKPNPLYEDEMMALFKTHYYGGIKKYQWLATPLALHGVTYLSDGTAKAIVIGEEESDPVFTITDLLPHLAKDQMQKKMLEAVEGEGLNILAGGLPGKKDSDKGQEERVKKAILELLQEKYDMTEEDFLSSEWQAVPAGKARDIGFDRAYIGGYGQDDRVCCFTAAEALFSLKEVERTAVVLLVDKEETGSDSNTGMRSRFFEHAVAEMVYATLPQDELTPPELISRRCLFATRALSADVTVALDPNYEGVLDKRNAARMGYGVSISKYTGSRGKYGTSEANAEFVSEMRRIFQQAGIGWQSGELGKVDQGGGGTIAQFLAVYGMDVLDCGVPLLSMHAPLEIAHKADIYETYKAYQAFLRPLYPRRERISPWEEFSIEKGVGYK; via the coding sequence ATGCCCGAAAAAGAAAACAAAAAGCAAAACAAAAACCAACTGTTCAGCAAACAAGAACCCCTCTGGGATCAAAAAGACAAAGATGAACGCAAAAAAATAATGGCCTTTGCAGAACGATATCGCCAATTTCTCTCCCAAGCCAAAACAGAGCGCTGGACCGTCGACTACTTTAAACAACGAGCCAAAGCGGAAAACTACCTTTCCTTTGAAGAGTTAGGTGACAAAGGATTGCGGCCAGGCGATCGGATCTACTTTGTCAATCGAAACAAAGCAATCATGCTCGTACAGATCGGACGTCGCCCCCTTTCAGAAGGGCTTTTTCTCGTGGGCGCCCATGTAGACGCGCCTCGCTTAGACTTAAAGCCGAACCCTCTCTATGAAGACGAAATGATGGCCCTATTCAAAACGCACTACTACGGCGGCATCAAAAAGTACCAATGGCTGGCCACACCACTGGCTTTGCATGGCGTCACCTACCTAAGCGACGGCACGGCCAAAGCCATTGTAATTGGCGAAGAAGAAAGCGATCCTGTCTTCACCATTACCGATTTACTACCCCATCTCGCCAAAGATCAAATGCAAAAAAAGATGCTGGAAGCCGTAGAAGGTGAAGGCCTCAACATTTTAGCCGGTGGCCTTCCCGGCAAAAAAGATAGCGACAAAGGGCAAGAAGAAAGAGTCAAAAAAGCCATCCTAGAGTTGCTCCAAGAAAAATACGACATGACGGAAGAAGATTTTCTCAGTTCTGAATGGCAAGCTGTACCAGCTGGAAAAGCCCGTGACATTGGCTTTGACCGTGCCTACATTGGCGGCTACGGGCAAGACGATCGCGTTTGCTGCTTCACAGCAGCAGAAGCCCTCTTTTCCCTCAAAGAAGTAGAAAGAACAGCTGTGGTACTCCTTGTCGACAAAGAAGAGACAGGATCAGACAGCAACACAGGCATGCGTTCTCGCTTCTTTGAACATGCTGTAGCCGAAATGGTCTACGCCACCTTGCCACAAGACGAACTAACACCACCAGAACTAATCAGTCGGCGTTGTCTTTTCGCCACCAGAGCGCTCTCAGCCGACGTAACAGTCGCCCTTGATCCCAACTATGAAGGCGTCCTAGACAAACGAAACGCTGCTAGAATGGGCTATGGTGTCTCCATCTCAAAATATACAGGCAGCCGAGGCAAATACGGTACATCAGAAGCAAATGCTGAATTTGTCAGTGAAATGCGCAGAATTTTTCAACAAGCAGGGATTGGATGGCAAAGTGGAGAATTGGGGAAAGTCGATCAAGGCGGCGGTGGCACCATTGCCCAGTTTCTCGCTGTCTACGGCATGGATGTTCTCGATTGTGGCGTCCCCTTGTTGAGCATGCATGCACCATTAGAGATTGCTCACAAAGCCGATATCTACGAAACCTACAAAGCCTATCAAGCCTTTTTACGGCCACTTTACCCTAGACGCGAAAGAATTTCTCCGTGGGAAGAATTTTCTATAGAGAAAGGAGTGGGATATAAATGA
- a CDS encoding DUF951 domain-containing protein, producing the protein MAHYAVGDRVRMRKNHPCGSAEWEITRTGMDFRIRCLGCNHQVMLPRQKFEKAVKTVLSRAGEEPSKSQ; encoded by the coding sequence GTGGCACACTATGCTGTAGGCGATCGAGTTCGAATGCGCAAAAATCACCCCTGTGGCTCTGCAGAATGGGAAATTACTCGGACAGGCATGGATTTTCGAATTCGTTGTCTCGGATGCAATCATCAAGTTATGTTACCGCGGCAGAAATTTGAAAAAGCCGTCAAAACAGTTCTCTCCCGAGCAGGAGAAGAGCCATCAAAAAGCCAATAA
- the yedF gene encoding sulfurtransferase-like selenium metabolism protein YedF, translating to MKKTETMTLPESYTVGSEESITSVETDLVLHKSTIYFLKSDSIGQGSEELGKVLIKSFFYTLAEADQVPGTIILLNRAVLLACEESPVLESLLALEERGTQILSCGTCLDYYKMKEKVVSGKVSNMYTLVELLNSATKVVSL from the coding sequence ATGAAAAAAACAGAAACCATGACATTACCAGAAAGCTATACTGTAGGATCTGAAGAAAGTATAACCAGTGTAGAAACAGATTTGGTTCTTCACAAAAGCACCATCTATTTCTTAAAAAGCGACAGCATCGGCCAGGGTAGTGAGGAATTGGGCAAAGTCCTGATCAAATCATTTTTTTACACCCTAGCCGAAGCGGATCAAGTCCCAGGAACTATTATCCTTCTGAACAGAGCCGTACTTCTAGCCTGCGAGGAATCGCCAGTACTAGAAAGCTTACTAGCTCTTGAAGAAAGAGGAACACAGATCCTCTCCTGCGGCACTTGTCTTGATTATTACAAAATGAAAGAAAAAGTAGTGAGCGGCAAAGTTAGCAATATGTACACCCTTGTTGAACTCTTAAACAGTGCCACCAAAGTCGTCTCTCTCTAA